One genomic region from Pseudorca crassidens isolate mPseCra1 chromosome 11, mPseCra1.hap1, whole genome shotgun sequence encodes:
- the MLF2 gene encoding myeloid leukemia factor 2 has protein sequence MFRFMRDVEPEDPMFLMDPFAIHRQHMNRMLSGGFGYSPFLSITDGSMPGTRPASRRMQAGAVSPFGMLGMSGGFMDMFGMMNDMIGNMEHMTAGGNCQTFSSSTVISYSNTGAGAPKVYQETAEMRSAPGGIRETRRTVRDSDSGLEQMSIGHHIRDRAHILQRSRNHRTGDQEERQDYINLDESEAAAFDDEWRRETSRYRQQRPLEFRRHEASGGGGRRAEGPPRLAIQGPEDSPSRQSRRYDW, from the exons ATGTTCCGCTTCATGAGGGACGTGGAGCCTGAGGACCCCATGTTCCTGAT GGACCCCTTTGCCATTCACCGTCAGCACATGAACCGGATGTTGTCGGGCGGCTTTGGATACAGCCCCTTCCTCAGCATCACAGATGGCAGCATGCCAGGGACCAGGCCTGCCAGCCGCAGGATGCAG GCTGGGGCTGTCTCCCCCTTCGGGATGCTGGGAATG TCGGGCGGCTTCATGGACATGTTTGGGATGATGAACGACATGATTGGGAACATG GAGCACATGACAGCTGGAGGTAACTGCCAGACCTTTTCATCCTCCACTGTCATTTCCTACTCCAATACGGGCGCCGGCGCACCCAAGGTCTACCAAGAGACGGCAGAGATGCGCTCGGCCCCAGGCGGG ATCCGGGAGACTCGGAGGACTGTACGGGACTCGGACAGTGGGCTGGAGCAGATGTCCATTGGGCATCACATCCGAGACAGGGCTCACATCCTGCAGCGCTCCCGAAACCACCGCACGGGGGACCAGGAGGAGCGGCAGGACTATATCAACCTGGATGAGA GTGAGGCCGCCGCCTTTGATGATGAGTGGCGGAGGGAGACTTCCCGATACCGGCAGCAGCGTCCCCTGGAATTTCGGAGGCACGAGGCTTCAGGCGGTGGGGGGCGGAGGGCTGAGGGGCCTCCCCGCCTGGCCATCCAGGGACCCGAGGACTCCCCGTCTCGACAGTCCCGCCGCTATGACTGGTGA